In Pseudodesulfovibrio sp. JC047, one DNA window encodes the following:
- a CDS encoding MFS transporter produces the protein MQTFEQDTAHTGDHRPLTAIILGGLFTALGGGLFAFTIPLLSLDERISGAWLGTAFAGYYLAKLLVAPLSGMAADRFGPRRVLTLAMGIGCLIPLCYFLVPELSTLYAIQVIMGIVLGLVRPVGMATLGSTGSGSALSRRFAIHAAAFSGAAFIGPILGSLLYFNRSMEPVLLGLAACLGLATLMTMWLLPSKITTIRPEEPKTPTLHRAGDTATALFIALSGRTLGIGLLTAFYPILLANTLGRNGLTIAFIYAIPGLATFLGLTVSGRFSTRKPDLDRVAFGMMLSAGSLFMLGSSSQAWQFITFGTLMGLGAALSIPPSMALAATLSQRQGVLFGAANTASGLGFLFGPLLGGVLIQIFHSLVPAMQVAAALGALACLPLIAITLRDHFYWSGTQSKGITIFLALLLIVIMGFSLTAQTEKTTFGKDLYKFTDVAMGTIVNLTIEAQNEKTASDAAKKTMSAIWAYQQDLDHRNPEGSIGRINRSAGVSWVKPTPRAFDVLQRAFTVSEHSQGVFDPTIGALTTTPLYFALDETVAHAKSPLVDYRQVLFDIPGRRVKLKKKGMALDLGGIAKGTIVDAAVALLRKQGIQSGIVEAGGDFYCFGKRDWTVGIRHPRNSAEIQTISIREKGVCGSGDYQQFITTKKAGKTITRHHIINPSTMESAHKSLGVTVVANSAEQADVQATTLFIMGPAQGTDYLKKHAPDSKAIWFLPNNTVATTKNFP, from the coding sequence ATGCAGACTTTCGAACAAGACACCGCACACACCGGGGACCATCGCCCCCTGACCGCCATCATACTCGGCGGATTATTCACCGCGCTCGGCGGCGGGCTTTTCGCGTTCACCATTCCGCTACTCAGCCTGGATGAACGAATAAGCGGCGCATGGCTCGGCACTGCCTTTGCCGGCTACTATCTGGCAAAACTTCTGGTCGCTCCGCTCTCCGGCATGGCCGCAGACCGATTCGGTCCCCGACGCGTCCTCACTCTGGCCATGGGAATCGGATGTCTCATCCCCCTGTGTTATTTCCTCGTCCCCGAACTGAGCACCCTGTACGCCATTCAGGTCATCATGGGCATTGTTCTCGGACTGGTCCGCCCCGTGGGCATGGCCACGCTGGGCAGCACCGGCTCAGGCTCGGCCCTGTCCCGTCGATTTGCCATCCATGCAGCGGCATTCAGTGGCGCAGCGTTCATCGGGCCGATTCTGGGAAGCCTGCTCTATTTCAACCGATCAATGGAACCAGTCCTTCTCGGACTCGCGGCCTGCCTTGGCCTTGCCACACTGATGACTATGTGGCTCCTGCCCTCAAAGATAACCACCATCCGTCCCGAAGAACCGAAAACACCGACACTCCACCGGGCCGGAGACACGGCGACCGCACTCTTCATCGCCCTGAGCGGTCGCACACTCGGTATCGGCCTGCTCACGGCATTCTATCCCATCCTGCTGGCCAATACCCTTGGCCGCAATGGATTGACCATCGCTTTCATCTACGCCATCCCGGGACTGGCGACCTTTTTGGGACTCACCGTCTCCGGTCGATTCTCCACCCGAAAACCGGATCTCGACAGGGTGGCATTCGGCATGATGCTCAGTGCAGGAAGCCTGTTCATGCTCGGCTCCAGCAGTCAGGCCTGGCAATTCATCACCTTCGGCACCCTCATGGGATTGGGGGCCGCCCTGTCCATCCCGCCATCCATGGCCCTTGCCGCCACGCTCTCCCAACGACAAGGAGTGCTCTTTGGCGCAGCAAACACGGCATCCGGTCTCGGTTTTCTGTTCGGCCCCCTGTTGGGCGGCGTGCTCATACAGATATTCCATTCCCTGGTCCCGGCCATGCAGGTGGCGGCCGCTCTCGGCGCACTAGCCTGTCTCCCCCTGATCGCCATCACACTCAGGGACCATTTCTATTGGAGTGGGACACAGTCAAAAGGCATCACGATATTCCTCGCACTCTTACTCATTGTCATCATGGGATTTTCCCTGACTGCGCAAACCGAAAAAACAACGTTTGGCAAGGACCTGTATAAATTCACCGACGTGGCCATGGGGACCATCGTCAACCTCACCATCGAAGCCCAAAATGAAAAGACAGCCTCGGACGCGGCCAAAAAGACCATGTCCGCCATCTGGGCCTATCAACAGGACCTCGATCATCGAAACCCTGAAGGGTCCATCGGACGAATCAATCGCAGCGCGGGAGTTTCCTGGGTCAAACCCACTCCCCGGGCATTCGACGTGCTCCAGCGAGCTTTTACAGTCAGCGAACACAGTCAGGGCGTCTTTGACCCCACGATCGGTGCATTGACCACAACGCCACTCTACTTTGCCCTCGATGAAACAGTGGCCCACGCCAAATCACCGCTCGTGGACTATCGACAGGTTCTGTTCGACATCCCGGGAAGACGTGTCAAACTCAAAAAAAAGGGAATGGCTCTGGACCTCGGTGGCATCGCCAAGGGAACCATTGTCGATGCCGCAGTCGCGCTGTTGCGAAAACAGGGAATTCAATCCGGTATTGTCGAAGCCGGAGGCGATTTCTACTGCTTCGGAAAAAGGGACTGGACTGTCGGTATTCGCCATCCTCGCAACTCAGCCGAAATACAGACCATCAGCATACGGGAAAAAGGCGTCTGCGGATCTGGTGATTATCAACAATTCATCACCACGAAAAAAGCAGGAAAAACCATCACCCGACACCACATCATCAATCCATCCACCATGGAATCAGCACACAAGTCCCTTGGTGTGACCGTTGTCGCGAATTCGGCAGAACAGGCGGACGTCCAAGCCACGACCCTATTCATCATGGGACCGGCCCAAGGAACGGACTACCTCAAAAAACACGCTCCAGACAGCAAGGCCATCTGGTTCCTGCCCAACAATACCGTCGCCACGACCAAGAATTTTCCTTGA
- a CDS encoding cache domain-containing protein has product MNAFNEIKFNAPTVIFVLLLLFGLPFLVGLLVQYNYIQDLERVSNERLTLYEMTLESELQKYEYLPYLISENGKVSTFLAKGGDQLPINKFLYRVNTIAGSSVVYIIGTNGIVRAASNWDMPKNFINLDLSFRPYFKDAMSGKEGKFFGVGITAGEPGFYTSHPIIHKGNIIGVAVAKIALSPLEHLWREGGETLFVSDSNGVIVLTSRPNWKYKTLTPLDAAILKRIHDREHYPGFQLKHLPSYSRTRLGSVEELTIGKERFLNNARGIPGTDWKISYLTPQGPLWERTLGISLTTFVLLGLGILTLLFFRERQQKKLSRQQAVEASNIRNMNRQLALEIEERKRTEHELRAAQEELVQAGKLAALGEMATAIAHELNQPIAAVKTYIASCRLMLKRDKLDDLDPTLKKVSDLGDRMAKVTGQLKSFARRSLDMNVEFDLRQAIKEAMNLMKHQFLVENCYLRLSMPGHPVLILGDRMRLEQVLINLFRNALDALQETESPFIGVKLSMENDMAVIRVWDNGPGIAEEVGKKIFEPFVTTKKEGIGVGLGLSISFKIIKDMKGNFLVANRAPHGAEFFVQIPLSKNQQKRES; this is encoded by the coding sequence ATGAACGCCTTCAACGAAATAAAATTCAACGCCCCGACCGTGATCTTTGTTCTGTTGCTCCTCTTTGGTCTGCCGTTTCTGGTCGGGCTGCTCGTCCAGTACAATTACATTCAAGACTTGGAACGCGTTTCCAATGAACGGCTGACATTATATGAAATGACGCTCGAATCAGAGCTGCAAAAATACGAATACCTGCCCTATCTGATTTCGGAAAACGGCAAGGTCTCCACTTTCCTCGCCAAGGGCGGCGACCAGTTGCCGATCAACAAATTCCTCTATCGAGTCAACACCATTGCCGGGTCGTCCGTGGTGTACATCATCGGAACAAACGGTATCGTCCGTGCGGCAAGCAACTGGGACATGCCAAAGAATTTCATCAACCTCGATCTCAGTTTCCGCCCCTATTTCAAGGATGCGATGAGCGGTAAGGAAGGCAAGTTCTTCGGGGTGGGTATCACTGCCGGAGAACCAGGGTTCTACACCTCACACCCCATCATTCACAAAGGGAATATCATCGGCGTCGCTGTGGCAAAGATTGCCCTGTCACCTCTGGAACATCTGTGGAGGGAAGGCGGCGAAACGCTTTTTGTCTCGGATTCAAACGGGGTGATCGTCCTGACCAGCCGTCCCAATTGGAAATACAAGACCCTCACGCCACTTGATGCCGCGATTCTCAAAAGAATTCACGACCGGGAACACTATCCCGGATTCCAACTCAAACACCTGCCGTCCTATTCACGGACACGGCTCGGGTCCGTCGAGGAACTGACCATCGGCAAGGAACGATTCCTCAATAACGCCCGGGGTATTCCCGGCACGGATTGGAAAATAAGTTATCTCACCCCGCAAGGGCCTTTATGGGAACGGACACTGGGCATCTCACTCACCACCTTTGTCCTGTTGGGTCTCGGCATCCTCACCCTGCTTTTTTTCCGGGAACGACAACAGAAAAAACTGTCGCGTCAGCAAGCGGTCGAAGCGAGCAACATTCGCAACATGAACCGACAACTCGCTCTGGAAATCGAAGAGCGAAAACGAACCGAGCATGAACTTCGGGCCGCACAAGAAGAACTGGTTCAAGCGGGGAAACTAGCCGCATTGGGTGAAATGGCCACGGCCATCGCCCATGAACTGAATCAACCCATTGCCGCCGTCAAGACCTATATCGCCAGTTGTCGGCTCATGCTCAAACGCGACAAGCTGGATGACCTCGATCCCACCTTGAAAAAGGTCTCTGATCTAGGCGATCGCATGGCCAAAGTCACCGGGCAACTCAAATCATTTGCCCGGCGATCGCTGGATATGAACGTCGAATTCGACCTCCGTCAGGCCATCAAGGAAGCCATGAACCTCATGAAACATCAGTTTCTCGTGGAAAATTGCTACCTCCGACTCTCCATGCCCGGCCATCCCGTACTGATCCTCGGCGATCGGATGCGATTGGAACAGGTACTCATCAACCTTTTCAGAAACGCATTGGACGCATTACAGGAGACGGAGTCACCATTCATCGGCGTCAAACTGAGCATGGAAAACGACATGGCCGTCATACGTGTCTGGGACAATGGTCCCGGCATTGCCGAAGAAGTTGGAAAGAAAATATTCGAGCCGTTTGTCACCACCAAGAAAGAAGGCATTGGCGTCGGACTCGGACTGTCCATTTCCTTCAAAATAATCAAAGACATGAAGGGGAACTTTCTCGTGGCAAACAGAGCACCGCATGGTGCCGAGTTCTTTGTCCAGATTCCCTTGTCGAAAAACCAACAGAAAAGAGAATCATGA
- a CDS encoding succinate dehydrogenase/fumarate reductase cytochrome b subunit, producing MKTFTTSVPGVSRTDASLDWLQMLTGASLILFMWCHMLLVSSVVISPKIMNAIAYFFEATYMAQVGGPLIFLTFLVHFVLAARKIPFRAEAQTTIWQHAKMMNHRDTWLWVVQAVTAMIILILGATHMWVVLNDLPITAAKSAARMQHFWWFIFYMILLPCVELHVSVGFYRIAVKWGFVKSEQRKGFKFCETTLFCIFMAIGIITLIRFVTLG from the coding sequence ATGAAAACCTTTACGACATCCGTCCCAGGCGTGTCCCGCACAGATGCCAGCCTTGATTGGCTTCAGATGCTGACGGGAGCAAGTCTGATTCTCTTCATGTGGTGTCACATGTTGCTTGTTTCTTCGGTCGTTATTTCTCCGAAGATCATGAACGCCATCGCGTACTTCTTCGAAGCGACGTACATGGCTCAGGTTGGCGGACCTCTTATCTTTTTAACTTTCCTGGTGCATTTCGTCCTCGCTGCGCGAAAAATTCCCTTCCGTGCGGAAGCGCAGACCACTATCTGGCAACATGCCAAAATGATGAACCATCGCGACACATGGCTCTGGGTTGTCCAGGCCGTCACCGCCATGATTATTCTGATTCTGGGTGCCACACACATGTGGGTTGTTCTCAACGACCTGCCTATCACCGCCGCAAAATCCGCAGCTCGGATGCAGCACTTCTGGTGGTTCATTTTTTATATGATCCTCCTCCCCTGCGTCGAGTTGCACGTCAGTGTTGGTTTCTACCGCATCGCCGTGAAATGGGGATTCGTCAAATCCGAACAACGGAAAGGCTTCAAGTTCTGCGAAACGACCTTGTTCTGCATCTTCATGGCCATCGGCATCATCACCCTGATCCGCTTTGTAACGTTAGGCTAA
- a CDS encoding fumarate reductase flavoprotein subunit: protein MQTYYTDLLVIGAGLAGERVACEAAQNGFKATCLSIVPARRSHSSAAQGGMQAALGNCAKGEGDNTDVHFLDTVKGSDWGCDQEVARLFADAAPIEMRRLAHWGVPWNRVVPGKSFFFKGGEKFEKFEKKENEGLITARSFGGTAKWRTCYTSDGTGHAVMCTMDNRCAELGIDVFDKKEAISLIHDGETCMGAVVRCLRTGKLEVHLAKATAICTGGFGRIYKATTNAVICDGGGHIIAHETGIVPIGNPESIQFHPTGIVPTDILVTEGCRGDGGTLLDCNEERFMNIYEPDKAELASRDVVSRWMTHHMREGKGVKSPYGEHLWLDIRHLGDKHISTKLREVDEICHHFLGVDPRTELIPVRPTQHYTMAGIRTNKDGAVYGLKGLYSAGEAACWDMHGFNRLGGNSLAETVVAGGIIGNKIVEFLSGYETKIDTKIVASEVKRQEERIHDITHGRNGKLNVYDVRNEMQEALMRGCFVFRNKEGLEECVSTLQGTMEKSRKVALVSNGAGPNHELAAALKLEGQVRLAMCIAQAALMRTESRGSHNREDFPERNDAEWLNRTLAYWREGADMPELQYEDTTPVFELPPGDRGYGGGTIIPADEKYVKDRVIDSPVTEIGKKK, encoded by the coding sequence ATGCAAACATATTATACTGATTTGCTCGTCATCGGGGCCGGACTCGCCGGAGAGCGCGTCGCCTGTGAGGCAGCACAAAATGGCTTCAAAGCCACATGCCTTTCCATCGTCCCGGCGAGGCGTTCTCACTCATCAGCAGCACAGGGCGGTATGCAGGCGGCCCTCGGCAACTGCGCCAAAGGCGAAGGAGACAACACAGACGTCCACTTCCTCGACACCGTCAAAGGGTCCGACTGGGGCTGTGACCAGGAAGTCGCCCGTCTTTTCGCTGACGCCGCTCCCATCGAAATGCGTCGTCTCGCCCACTGGGGTGTGCCGTGGAACCGTGTTGTTCCCGGCAAATCCTTTTTCTTCAAAGGCGGCGAAAAATTTGAGAAATTCGAGAAAAAGGAAAATGAAGGTCTGATCACGGCCCGGTCCTTTGGTGGCACCGCCAAATGGCGTACCTGCTATACTTCGGACGGCACCGGCCACGCAGTCATGTGCACCATGGACAACCGTTGTGCCGAGCTGGGCATCGATGTCTTCGACAAAAAAGAAGCCATCTCCCTCATTCATGATGGCGAAACCTGCATGGGCGCAGTAGTTCGCTGCTTGCGCACCGGCAAGCTCGAAGTCCATCTGGCCAAGGCCACAGCCATCTGTACAGGTGGTTTCGGTCGCATTTACAAGGCCACCACCAACGCAGTCATCTGCGACGGCGGCGGTCACATCATCGCCCATGAAACCGGCATCGTCCCTATCGGCAATCCCGAATCCATCCAGTTCCACCCGACAGGCATCGTCCCCACGGATATCCTCGTCACCGAGGGCTGTCGCGGTGATGGCGGAACCCTGCTCGACTGCAACGAAGAACGGTTCATGAACATCTACGAACCGGACAAGGCCGAACTCGCATCCCGCGACGTCGTGTCCCGCTGGATGACCCATCACATGCGTGAAGGCAAAGGCGTCAAGTCTCCTTACGGCGAACACCTCTGGCTCGATATCCGTCACCTTGGCGACAAGCACATCTCCACCAAACTCCGCGAAGTCGATGAGATCTGCCACCACTTCCTCGGTGTCGATCCCCGGACGGAACTCATTCCAGTCCGCCCGACCCAGCACTACACCATGGCTGGTATCCGTACCAACAAAGACGGCGCAGTCTACGGTCTCAAGGGCCTGTACTCGGCCGGTGAAGCAGCTTGTTGGGACATGCACGGCTTCAACCGCCTGGGCGGAAACTCCCTCGCTGAAACCGTGGTCGCCGGTGGAATCATCGGAAACAAAATCGTCGAATTCCTCAGCGGCTACGAAACCAAGATCGATACAAAAATCGTTGCTTCGGAAGTCAAACGCCAGGAAGAACGAATTCACGACATCACCCATGGCCGCAATGGCAAGCTGAATGTCTATGACGTTCGCAACGAAATGCAGGAAGCACTGATGAGAGGCTGCTTTGTTTTCAGAAACAAGGAAGGCTTGGAAGAATGCGTCTCAACCCTGCAAGGCACCATGGAAAAATCGCGCAAGGTCGCTTTGGTCTCCAACGGCGCTGGTCCCAACCATGAATTGGCTGCGGCACTCAAGCTCGAAGGCCAGGTCAGACTCGCCATGTGTATCGCCCAGGCAGCCTTGATGCGGACAGAATCCCGTGGTTCACACAATCGTGAAGACTTCCCTGAACGAAATGACGCCGAATGGCTCAATCGGACACTCGCCTACTGGCGTGAAGGCGCGGACATGCCCGAACTGCAATACGAAGACACCACCCCTGTCTTTGAGTTGCCTCCGGGTGACCGCGGTTATGGAGGCGGAACCATCATCCCGGCTGACGAAAAGTATGTGAAGGATCGTGTCATCGACAGTCCCGTCACAGAAATCGGCAAGAAGAAGTAA
- a CDS encoding sigma-54 dependent transcriptional regulator — protein MKHVILVDDEQSVRDSARQWLELSDFEVTDFADAQDALKEVTPDYAGIVLTDVKMPGLDGLGLQKKIAAIDPHIPVVLFTGHGDIAMAVEAIQGGAYDFVEKPFDPERIVETIKRALEKRRLILENRHLKMALSDCEGIDSRLVGTSQPMRDLKQEITHIAPTIANVLIAGETGTGKEVIARSIHNLSSLKKGPYLALNCATIPVAMAESELFGHVSGAFTGANGKRMGKLEAANGGTLFLDELNSMPMDVQGKLLRALEMREITPLGANSSKSVNFRLISAMNEDPRTAIEEGRLREDLYFRINTVKINVPPLRDRKDDIPLLFSFFLERAADTYGMSMEPLGPESLPLMISHDWPGNVRELKSMAERYILSPLPPKKRILKLMSAKLGENPPSAVSLKEQVALFERHLIQESLARNGGVIKDVIADLDTPRRTLNEKMAKYGLKRSE, from the coding sequence ATGAAACACGTCATTCTCGTCGACGACGAACAATCTGTCCGGGACTCAGCCAGACAATGGCTTGAGCTTTCAGACTTCGAAGTCACGGATTTCGCTGACGCCCAAGACGCGCTCAAAGAAGTCACGCCGGACTATGCGGGAATCGTCCTTACCGATGTCAAGATGCCGGGACTCGATGGGCTTGGTCTTCAAAAAAAAATCGCAGCCATCGACCCACATATCCCCGTTGTCCTCTTCACCGGCCATGGAGACATTGCCATGGCTGTCGAAGCCATTCAGGGCGGCGCATACGACTTTGTGGAAAAACCGTTCGACCCGGAACGCATTGTGGAAACCATAAAACGGGCCTTGGAAAAACGCCGGTTGATCCTTGAAAACCGCCATCTCAAAATGGCCCTGTCCGACTGCGAAGGGATAGACTCCCGACTGGTCGGCACAAGTCAACCCATGCGGGATCTGAAACAGGAAATCACCCACATTGCCCCGACCATCGCCAATGTCCTCATTGCTGGCGAAACTGGAACAGGCAAGGAAGTCATTGCCCGCTCAATTCACAACCTGTCATCGTTGAAAAAAGGGCCTTATTTAGCACTCAATTGCGCGACCATTCCCGTGGCAATGGCCGAAAGCGAACTCTTCGGTCATGTTTCCGGAGCCTTTACCGGGGCCAACGGGAAACGGATGGGCAAACTGGAGGCGGCCAATGGCGGCACGCTGTTTCTGGATGAATTGAACTCCATGCCCATGGACGTCCAAGGAAAACTTCTACGCGCGCTGGAAATGCGAGAAATAACCCCTCTGGGGGCAAACAGCTCAAAATCAGTCAATTTCAGATTGATTTCCGCCATGAATGAAGATCCACGCACAGCCATCGAAGAAGGTCGGCTTCGCGAAGACCTCTATTTCAGAATCAATACCGTCAAAATCAATGTCCCCCCCCTACGAGACCGAAAAGACGATATTCCGCTGCTTTTCTCCTTCTTCCTGGAAAGGGCTGCGGACACGTATGGCATGAGTATGGAACCGCTGGGGCCGGAAAGCCTGCCACTCATGATAAGCCACGATTGGCCTGGCAATGTCCGAGAACTCAAAAGCATGGCGGAACGCTATATTCTCTCTCCCCTCCCGCCCAAAAAACGAATTCTCAAACTCATGTCCGCCAAGCTCGGAGAAAACCCGCCATCTGCCGTTTCACTCAAAGAACAGGTGGCCCTGTTCGAACGGCATCTGATCCAGGAATCCCTCGCCCGCAATGGCGGCGTCATCAAGGATGTCATTGCCGATCTGGACACCCCTCGCCGCACTCTCAATGAAAAAATGGCCAAATACGGTCTGAAACGATCTGAATAA
- a CDS encoding PAS domain S-box protein encodes MLRRKRRFLLLASLMVLLVGMISVFSSLYLYQTSLREQRARLYELVTSQANLAAELGWLALRLQVEGGTMASREVLLDHLRRAYQKGQIKHRLCEYAIAQRTGDHIEYLVVNGTIVDKDASLRRFPLDGPGGEPMKRALKGESGTIIGQDYSGTEVLAAFTPLSLQFGILGMVTKVTIEDVQAPFIRANVIVFSVGIAVTLFFLFIFFRLSEPIIQELQESEQKYRDVVEGASHLILRVWENGTILFANSYANDLLVQESETLVGQNLSQFLANGEADGVRDILKNMILSQKIRYETEMRLSNGSSKWIAWGARGISKKGQPLEVLCIGSDSTSEHLANAARREVEERFRGIAKASPVGIVITNMAGDLLYANEQMHILTGGSSVNLAGRGWIQRLHPEERSQVLASWFSSSSKQKTRRELRMLSCSGDIFWVLGQIVELKNSTDEVVGNVLTFTDITQIKEAELAKSRLSAAIEQAGEMVIITDMDANITYVNPAFERTTGYKREEVVGQNPRILKSGAQDGAYYDGLWGTVTQGNVWSGRSLNRKKNGQNYTQDFSIGPILDDGGTLIGYVGVARDVSDQLVIEAQLRQSQKLESIGELAAGIAHEINTPTQYVSSNIQFLKDAFVTYSKTIADSHAFVEKVQASAGIESCDWVRDAAASLFDEKELQYLAEDIPQALDESEAGLKRVTEIVRSVKQLAHPGEMHKSYSELNEIVKHAVTVSANEWKYVAEVSFDLDDALPPVYCLIGEIGQVVLNLIINGAHAIEKVKQETGEPGEISIRTYAAGSMVVLEITDTGVGIPDDVAEKIFDPFFTTKEVGKGTGQGLAIAHNVVVNMHGGAIDVITEMGVGTTFVVRLPFEPEDEHGDAPLSRVVESDG; translated from the coding sequence ATGTTGCGAAGAAAAAGGCGATTTCTCCTCCTTGCTTCCCTGATGGTGCTGCTGGTCGGGATGATTTCCGTTTTCAGTTCCTTGTATCTCTATCAGACATCACTGCGAGAGCAGCGGGCAAGGTTGTATGAACTGGTGACCAGTCAGGCCAATCTGGCGGCGGAATTGGGCTGGCTTGCCCTTCGACTTCAGGTTGAAGGTGGAACAATGGCTTCCCGCGAGGTCCTGTTGGATCATCTGCGCCGGGCCTATCAGAAAGGGCAGATCAAACACCGCTTGTGTGAATACGCGATCGCTCAACGGACCGGGGATCATATCGAATACCTTGTCGTGAATGGAACCATTGTGGACAAGGATGCGTCTCTCAGGCGGTTCCCGTTGGATGGACCGGGTGGGGAACCCATGAAACGGGCCTTGAAGGGAGAGTCTGGAACCATCATTGGGCAGGATTATTCCGGGACCGAGGTTTTGGCCGCATTCACACCGCTTTCATTGCAATTCGGAATTCTTGGCATGGTGACCAAGGTCACTATCGAGGATGTGCAGGCCCCGTTCATACGGGCCAATGTGATCGTGTTCAGTGTGGGCATTGCCGTGACCCTCTTTTTCCTTTTCATTTTTTTCCGGTTGAGTGAACCGATTATTCAGGAGCTTCAGGAGAGCGAACAGAAGTATCGGGACGTGGTGGAAGGAGCGAGTCATTTGATTCTTCGAGTTTGGGAAAATGGGACGATCCTTTTTGCTAACAGTTATGCGAATGATCTGCTTGTTCAGGAATCAGAGACCTTGGTCGGACAAAATTTGTCGCAATTCCTGGCCAATGGAGAGGCGGACGGGGTTCGGGATATCCTCAAGAATATGATTCTGAGCCAGAAGATTCGCTATGAGACGGAGATGCGGCTTTCGAACGGCAGCAGCAAATGGATTGCCTGGGGAGCGCGGGGTATTTCCAAAAAAGGCCAGCCCTTGGAGGTGCTGTGCATCGGCAGCGACAGTACCTCGGAACATCTGGCCAATGCCGCCCGGCGAGAGGTGGAAGAGCGGTTCAGGGGGATTGCCAAGGCGTCTCCCGTGGGCATCGTCATCACGAATATGGCCGGTGATCTGTTGTATGCCAATGAGCAGATGCATATTTTGACAGGTGGAAGTTCCGTGAATTTGGCTGGTCGAGGGTGGATTCAGCGTCTTCATCCGGAGGAGCGGTCTCAGGTGCTCGCGAGTTGGTTCTCTTCCTCGTCGAAGCAGAAGACGCGTCGGGAGTTGCGGATGCTCTCATGCTCTGGCGATATCTTTTGGGTCCTTGGTCAAATTGTCGAATTGAAGAATTCCACGGACGAGGTGGTGGGCAATGTCCTGACTTTTACGGACATCACCCAGATCAAGGAAGCCGAACTGGCCAAGAGTCGTTTGTCTGCCGCCATCGAGCAGGCCGGGGAGATGGTGATTATCACGGATATGGACGCGAATATTACCTATGTGAATCCGGCCTTTGAAAGGACCACGGGCTACAAACGTGAAGAGGTTGTCGGGCAGAATCCCCGAATCTTGAAAAGCGGGGCGCAGGACGGTGCCTATTATGATGGATTGTGGGGGACGGTCACACAGGGGAATGTCTGGAGTGGTCGGTCATTGAATCGGAAAAAGAACGGGCAGAACTACACGCAGGATTTTAGTATCGGGCCGATTCTGGATGATGGCGGGACTCTTATCGGCTATGTCGGTGTGGCCCGGGATGTCTCCGATCAGTTGGTGATCGAAGCGCAGTTGCGACAGTCGCAGAAATTGGAATCCATCGGCGAACTCGCTGCGGGCATCGCTCACGAAATCAATACTCCCACGCAATATGTGTCGAGTAACATCCAGTTTCTCAAGGACGCTTTTGTCACATATTCAAAGACCATTGCCGACAGTCATGCCTTTGTCGAAAAAGTGCAGGCTTCGGCTGGTATCGAGTCCTGTGATTGGGTAAGGGATGCGGCAGCAAGTCTGTTTGATGAAAAGGAATTGCAGTATCTGGCGGAAGATATCCCTCAGGCTCTGGATGAATCGGAAGCAGGGTTGAAACGGGTGACGGAAATTGTCCGGTCCGTGAAACAATTGGCGCATCCTGGAGAGATGCACAAGAGTTATAGTGAGTTGAATGAGATCGTCAAACACGCGGTGACGGTCTCGGCCAATGAATGGAAATATGTGGCGGAGGTCTCGTTCGATCTGGATGACGCCCTGCCTCCGGTCTATTGTCTGATCGGTGAGATTGGACAGGTTGTTCTGAATCTTATCATCAACGGGGCACATGCCATTGAAAAGGTCAAACAGGAGACCGGGGAACCCGGAGAAATTTCCATACGGACGTATGCAGCCGGGAGTATGGTCGTGCTGGAAATCACGGATACGGGTGTCGGGATTCCCGATGACGTGGCCGAAAAGATTTTCGATCCATTTTTTACCACCAAGGAAGTGGGCAAAGGCACTGGGCAGGGATTGGCCATCGCGCATAATGTGGTGGTCAACATGCACGGTGGTGCCATCGACGTCATCACTGAAATGGGGGTGGGCACCACCTTTGTGGTCCGGCTGCCCTTTGAACCGGAGGACGAGCACGGGGATGCGCCACTGTCACGCGTCGTCGAGAGCGATGGTTGA